A window of Sphingobacterium sp. lm-10 contains these coding sequences:
- a CDS encoding NAD-dependent epimerase/dehydratase family protein has translation MILVTGGTGFLGSVLIKKLIDAGHSVIALKRPQSIIPDALKASSLVQWEDADITDYFALKEVFAGIKQVYHCAALISNQPKDAVQITQVNREGTKHIVNLCLEHRVRLVHVSSIAALGPNKSGQPLNEEAKWEMTRKTSLYSRAKHDAEMEVWRGIVEGLDAVIVNPSLIMGVGLGKGKVAANAIFDQVKKGLRIYPLGTVGVVDVADVASIMIWLMDSDTSGERFILNSENISSRNLLTDISTLMGRPAPTIQAGKTLLSIAWRLAKVKATLFRQPTALTKDAARAASERLSYDNSKITRLTGHTFKPLSETLKNVYQAYYAQ, from the coding sequence ATGATTTTAGTAACTGGAGGAACCGGTTTTTTGGGGTCTGTGCTGATCAAAAAACTTATCGATGCAGGCCATAGCGTCATCGCGCTGAAGCGGCCGCAATCAATTATACCTGATGCCTTAAAGGCATCCTCACTAGTGCAATGGGAAGATGCCGATATCACGGATTATTTTGCTTTGAAGGAAGTATTTGCCGGAATCAAGCAGGTATATCACTGTGCGGCACTGATTTCCAATCAGCCAAAAGACGCCGTTCAGATCACACAAGTAAACCGCGAAGGCACCAAACACATTGTCAACCTCTGCCTGGAGCATCGGGTGAGATTGGTGCATGTAAGTTCTATTGCGGCACTTGGACCCAACAAAAGCGGTCAGCCACTCAATGAAGAGGCTAAGTGGGAAATGACCCGTAAAACTTCCCTGTATTCCCGGGCTAAGCACGATGCAGAGATGGAAGTGTGGCGCGGTATTGTAGAAGGTTTGGATGCCGTCATTGTCAATCCGTCTCTCATCATGGGCGTCGGATTAGGTAAAGGAAAGGTGGCGGCCAATGCCATATTCGATCAAGTCAAAAAAGGACTTCGCATTTATCCTTTAGGCACGGTCGGCGTGGTCGATGTCGCCGATGTGGCCAGTATCATGATATGGCTGATGGACTCCGACACCTCTGGAGAACGATTTATCTTAAATAGCGAAAATATATCTTCGCGCAATTTGCTTACCGATATCAGCACCCTAATGGGCCGGCCGGCTCCAACGATACAAGCCGGAAAAACGCTTTTGTCTATCGCTTGGCGATTGGCAAAGGTAAAAGCCACTCTTTTCAGACAGCCAACAGCATTGACCAAAGATGCCGCGCGAGCAGCGTCGGAACGGCTTAGTTACGACAATTCTAAAATTACACGACTCACCGGACATACGTTCAAGCCGCTGTCCGAAACCCTTAAAAATGTATACCAGGCATATTATGCCCAATAA
- a CDS encoding HAD-IB family phosphatase: MKNYYIIDFDSTFTQVEALDELARISLEGSPEQETVYREIERYTNLAMEGKISFRESLTGRISLLKANRTHLDQLIKHLKKKVSKSFDRNRAFFKANSDAAWIVSGGFKEFITPVVAPYGIKTENIYANTFLFDDEGNIVGYDDTNPLSDEGGKVKLLKELNVQGRLFGIGDGYSDFQLKESGLIERFYAFTENIARQSVTEKADHVTPSFDEFLYVNDLPRAISYPKNRILCLIIGDVPNIAAEILKNDGFSVRVKDSFEEKYVKDVGMLLLGDGVIIDPDQLRRANKLKVLGYLGDVKGHVSRTLCCEKGVVIFDDKRLKKRNAEFIPRRMADFINHGDTYMSRNFPPLTLPKLKHAHRLIHIHQNVPGIMAQINKVYAENQVNIFSQFLMTKGEIGYAITDVDAQYDKDMLKQLKQIDNTIKFRILYK, encoded by the coding sequence GTGAAGAATTATTATATCATTGACTTCGACAGCACATTTACGCAAGTAGAAGCGCTGGACGAATTAGCAAGAATATCTTTAGAAGGAAGCCCCGAACAAGAGACGGTATACCGCGAGATCGAACGATACACCAATCTGGCTATGGAAGGAAAGATCTCCTTTCGCGAAAGCCTGACCGGCAGGATCAGTCTGCTAAAAGCAAATCGTACGCATCTGGATCAGTTGATTAAACACTTGAAAAAGAAAGTATCTAAATCCTTTGACCGTAATCGTGCATTCTTTAAAGCAAATTCCGACGCTGCTTGGATCGTGTCTGGTGGTTTTAAGGAATTTATCACGCCAGTGGTAGCACCATATGGTATCAAAACCGAAAACATCTATGCCAATACCTTCTTGTTTGATGATGAAGGGAATATCGTCGGCTACGATGATACCAATCCATTATCGGATGAAGGGGGGAAGGTGAAGCTACTCAAAGAACTTAATGTACAAGGTAGGCTGTTTGGTATTGGCGATGGCTATTCTGATTTTCAATTGAAGGAATCGGGTTTGATTGAAAGATTCTATGCCTTCACGGAAAATATCGCACGCCAGTCGGTTACGGAGAAAGCAGATCATGTAACGCCTAGCTTTGATGAGTTTCTGTATGTCAATGATTTGCCACGAGCTATTTCGTACCCAAAAAACCGAATTCTGTGTCTAATAATTGGTGATGTGCCTAATATTGCTGCCGAGATATTAAAGAATGATGGTTTTTCTGTTCGGGTCAAAGATAGCTTTGAAGAGAAGTATGTGAAGGATGTGGGCATGTTGTTGCTGGGAGATGGTGTCATCATAGATCCCGATCAGCTCCGTCGTGCGAATAAACTAAAAGTATTGGGTTACTTAGGGGATGTAAAGGGGCACGTGTCGCGCACGTTGTGTTGCGAAAAAGGCGTAGTCATCTTCGATGATAAACGCCTTAAAAAGCGTAATGCCGAATTTATTCCGCGTCGCATGGCCGATTTCATCAACCATGGCGATACGTACATGAGTCGTAATTTTCCACCATTAACCTTACCTAAGTTGAAGCATGCACACCGCCTGATCCACATTCACCAGAATGTGCCCGGCATTATGGCGCAGATCAATAAGGTGTATGCCGAGAATCAAGTCAATATTTTTTCACAGTTTCTGATGACCAAAGGTGAAATCGGTTACGCGATTACGGATGTGGATGCGCAGTATGATAAGGATATGTTGAAGCAACTGAAGCAGATTGATAATACCATCAAGTTCAGAATTCTTTATAAGTAA
- a CDS encoding DEAD/DEAH box helicase, which yields MQQVDSAIPFRLIYSLGEHPYLGYLIEPHVVQLNANGTLSLTYKRVFSHTAAEYAAGLSAADLEMIRLLDEVEQTHIIKRYHKKPIRPADYFTKIFDQKIFQFVRPKIEQRLLQVLAQLQGQPLYLMSKKDGYPAETRLEIAQEPASILFHFRRNDIETRYFPTIKYQGHRMEFMYKDAHVIIQEQAWLLLDGMLYHFDQPLDGKKLSPFLQKRYISVPRNTEKKYFETFVTNLIERHNVYAEGFDIKTMKEDAVPILTIRYAEGQAPQVELSFRYGDYVFPPSIERPITVRLQHDEVQDAYTFTRIKRSIKWEQNQEAKLIELGLHSKDRLFGSFGVAASSGENSFSIFEWLNKHVEQLADLGFVVEQQTGTKRFFIGLASVDMTVEENNDWFDLQAFVSFGPYKIPFVQLRDHILNRIHEFVLPNGEIAVIPEAWFAQYEHLFHFSSTTDGLKLNRMHVGILQDISEHTMVSFQRKLEKLNAFEEIESVEPPLHFKGQLRAYQEAGYNWFHFLQQYRFGGILADDMGLGKTVQTIALLQRQKENRQEGEHALTSLLILPTSLLYNWQKEAARFAPKLRVLLHTSYARTKDSFAFTHYDLVITTYGVVRSDEALFSTFFFDYIILDESQHIKNPRSKSFKAIKNLRSKHRLALSGTPIENSVADLWTQMHFANPGLLGNYHYFQQEFVIPIEKKKDEDRAQRLQAMIKPFILRRTKNQVATELPPKTEQIVYCAMNDKQAKLYDSTKSAYRNVLLDGPAAGENSQMTLLQGLMKLRQLANHPHMVDAEYTDGSGKFDAVLEMLESVHTKGSKILIFSQFVKHLDIFRAHFDRKKTKYAYLDGSTKDREAAVNQFKNDPETRLFLISIKAGGVGLNLTEADYVFILDPWWNPAVEQQAIDRSHRIGQERNVFIYRFISKDSVEEKIVSLQNRKKKLSSALITTEESFVKSLSREDLNILLE from the coding sequence ATGCAGCAAGTTGATTCCGCAATTCCTTTTCGTTTAATCTACTCTTTAGGGGAGCACCCCTACCTGGGCTACCTTATCGAGCCGCACGTGGTACAGCTCAACGCCAATGGCACACTGTCATTGACCTACAAAAGGGTTTTTAGCCATACGGCAGCTGAATACGCAGCAGGCTTATCTGCTGCCGATCTTGAAATGATCCGTTTGCTGGATGAGGTGGAACAAACACACATCATTAAACGCTACCATAAAAAACCAATTCGTCCGGCAGACTATTTCACTAAAATATTCGACCAAAAAATCTTTCAATTTGTTCGCCCTAAGATCGAACAACGCTTACTTCAGGTGCTTGCTCAACTGCAAGGTCAGCCGCTATATCTGATGAGCAAAAAAGATGGCTATCCGGCAGAAACCAGATTAGAGATTGCGCAGGAGCCTGCATCCATCCTATTTCACTTTAGAAGAAATGACATCGAAACCCGGTATTTCCCCACCATCAAATATCAAGGGCATCGCATGGAGTTTATGTACAAAGATGCACATGTCATCATCCAGGAACAAGCCTGGCTATTGCTAGACGGCATGCTCTATCATTTTGACCAGCCGCTGGATGGCAAGAAGCTAAGCCCATTCCTGCAAAAGCGCTACATATCTGTACCCCGCAATACGGAGAAGAAGTATTTTGAGACCTTCGTGACCAATCTGATCGAGCGGCACAACGTGTATGCGGAAGGTTTTGATATCAAAACAATGAAGGAAGATGCTGTGCCGATCTTGACCATCCGCTACGCGGAAGGACAGGCGCCGCAGGTGGAGCTGAGCTTTCGCTATGGTGACTACGTCTTCCCTCCCAGCATTGAACGCCCGATAACCGTACGGCTGCAGCACGATGAAGTACAGGATGCTTATACTTTTACACGGATCAAACGATCGATTAAGTGGGAGCAAAATCAGGAGGCAAAGCTTATCGAACTGGGTTTACATTCTAAAGACCGCCTGTTCGGCTCCTTTGGCGTTGCTGCTTCTTCAGGAGAAAACAGCTTTTCTATCTTCGAATGGCTGAATAAGCATGTCGAACAGCTAGCCGATTTAGGATTTGTAGTCGAGCAGCAGACTGGCACCAAGCGTTTTTTTATTGGCCTGGCCAGTGTAGATATGACGGTGGAGGAAAATAACGACTGGTTTGACCTCCAAGCTTTCGTTTCTTTTGGCCCGTATAAAATACCTTTTGTGCAATTGCGCGATCACATCCTGAATAGGATCCACGAGTTTGTATTGCCTAACGGCGAAATTGCGGTGATTCCGGAAGCCTGGTTCGCGCAATATGAACACCTTTTTCATTTTTCGAGTACTACCGACGGGCTGAAATTGAATAGAATGCATGTGGGCATTCTACAGGATATTAGCGAACATACCATGGTATCCTTCCAACGGAAGCTGGAGAAGCTAAACGCTTTTGAAGAAATTGAGTCTGTAGAGCCGCCATTGCATTTTAAGGGGCAATTGCGCGCGTATCAGGAAGCAGGCTACAACTGGTTTCACTTCCTGCAGCAATATCGCTTTGGTGGCATCCTGGCAGATGATATGGGGCTTGGAAAGACGGTACAAACTATTGCCCTGCTACAACGGCAGAAAGAAAACCGCCAGGAAGGTGAACATGCCTTGACCTCGTTACTCATTTTACCAACATCACTGCTCTACAACTGGCAAAAAGAAGCGGCTCGTTTTGCCCCAAAATTGCGTGTGCTACTCCATACCAGCTACGCCCGCACCAAAGATTCTTTTGCATTTACCCATTACGATTTGGTCATCACCACATACGGCGTGGTGAGGAGCGACGAGGCGCTATTCAGTACTTTTTTCTTTGACTACATCATTCTGGATGAAAGTCAGCACATCAAAAATCCACGATCAAAATCTTTCAAAGCGATTAAGAATTTGCGTAGCAAACATCGCTTGGCGCTGAGCGGTACACCCATTGAAAATTCGGTGGCCGACTTATGGACGCAGATGCACTTCGCCAATCCCGGATTGTTAGGAAATTACCATTATTTCCAACAGGAGTTTGTGATTCCGATTGAAAAAAAGAAAGATGAGGATCGCGCGCAGCGCCTTCAGGCGATGATCAAACCATTTATCTTACGCCGCACCAAGAATCAGGTCGCGACGGAACTGCCTCCCAAGACGGAACAGATCGTTTACTGCGCAATGAATGATAAGCAGGCCAAGTTGTATGACAGTACTAAGTCGGCCTACCGAAATGTCCTATTAGATGGGCCTGCCGCAGGTGAAAACAGCCAGATGACCTTGTTACAAGGATTGATGAAGCTACGTCAATTGGCGAACCACCCGCACATGGTAGATGCCGAATATACGGATGGATCCGGAAAGTTCGATGCGGTATTGGAAATGCTGGAATCGGTACATACCAAGGGAAGCAAAATCTTGATATTCTCTCAGTTTGTGAAGCATTTGGATATCTTCCGAGCACACTTCGACCGCAAGAAGACGAAATACGCCTATCTGGACGGGAGTACGAAAGACCGAGAGGCGGCGGTAAATCAATTTAAAAATGATCCGGAAACACGCCTCTTTTTGATCTCGATTAAAGCGGGTGGTGTGGGGCTCAACCTGACGGAGGCAGATTATGTATTTATTCTGGATCCGTGGTGGAATCCTGCGGTAGAGCAGCAAGCGATTGACCGCAGCCATCGCATCGGCCAAGAGCGCAATGTGTTTATCTACCGATTCATCAGTAAAGATAGCGTAGAAGAGAAGATCGTTTCGCTACAAAACCGTAAAAAGAAACTCTCTTCCGCATTGATCACGACAGAAGAGAGTTTCGTAAAATCCTTATCTCGCGAAGACTTAAACATTCTCTTGGAGTAG
- the dapF gene encoding diaminopimelate epimerase yields the protein MSRKIAFSKYQGAGNDFILIDNRNNDFDHNNHDLVARMCDRRFGIGADGLMLLEYTKNSAISSDFDMVYYNADGQKGSMCGNGGRCIVAFARDLGVIEQDTAFMAVDGMHHAAIQGEQVQLGMIDVDTYSRDGEAYILQTGSPHYVEFVKGLAELDVFTVGGAIRNNATYKSEGINVNFVEQEGEDAYFCRTFERGVEDETFACGTGATAAAMAIALQENREGHQEIAIRVLGGQLRIAFEKQGNSFTNVFLHGPAEWVFQGEF from the coding sequence ATGAGCAGAAAAATTGCATTCTCAAAATATCAAGGCGCTGGTAATGATTTTATCTTAATCGACAATCGAAATAATGATTTTGACCACAATAACCATGATTTGGTAGCCAGAATGTGCGATCGTCGTTTTGGTATAGGGGCGGATGGACTGATGCTATTGGAGTATACAAAAAATTCTGCTATTTCGTCGGATTTTGACATGGTGTATTACAATGCAGATGGTCAAAAAGGTTCCATGTGTGGGAATGGCGGACGCTGTATTGTAGCCTTTGCCCGTGATCTGGGTGTTATCGAACAGGATACTGCCTTTATGGCAGTAGATGGTATGCATCATGCGGCTATTCAAGGCGAGCAAGTACAACTTGGCATGATTGACGTGGATACCTATTCCCGCGACGGTGAAGCCTATATCCTGCAAACGGGATCGCCGCACTATGTGGAATTTGTGAAAGGGTTGGCGGAGCTGGATGTTTTTACGGTAGGCGGTGCGATCCGAAATAATGCTACCTATAAATCCGAGGGGATCAATGTGAACTTCGTAGAGCAAGAAGGAGAAGATGCTTACTTCTGCCGCACTTTTGAGCGGGGTGTAGAGGATGAGACATTTGCCTGCGGTACTGGAGCTACGGCAGCGGCCATGGCTATTGCGTTGCAGGAGAACCGAGAAGGGCATCAGGAAATTGCTATACGCGTTTTAGGAGGACAATTACGGATTGCTTTCGAAAAACAAGGTAATTCGTTTACGAACGTATTCCTGCATGGACCTGCGGAGTGGGTATTTCAGGGCGAATTTTAA
- a CDS encoding Do family serine endopeptidase, whose amino-acid sequence MKKIGATLLIAAIGGAIALGGYKLFENRQLDRMTFEEQQRVFYANNPGAEIMSSTGNPDFTQAAAAVTPGVVHITVTSTARGSQRGGGEPFDLFEEFFGMPQQRRQQPRQSTGSGSGVIISPDGYIVTNNHVVQDADKIEVKLTDKRTFEAKVIGRDANTDLALIKVSASNLPIVKLGDSDNVQVGEWVLAVGYPLGLESTVTAGIVSAKGRQIGILGESQQQQQQRPRGFGNPQGQEEQMINTAIESFIQTDAVINRGNSGGALVNARGELVAINSAIASPTGVYAGYGFAIPINLAKKVLDDFKEFGSVKRGYVGVTFNEINEALRKEVGIEDVSGLYVRDVVKGGGAEAAGIRKGDVLTKIEGRTIESTPDLQERVARLRPGDKVKLTYKRDGKEKEVAVTLTGEQSKTAANESAGGSASGAEIFNKLGASFVPASDAKKKELGVNSGVVIAQVHRGGLFEYFGYESGLVITEINGKPVSNVDDIESALSNTRRNMINIVAVPRRGSIREMNVPLQQQ is encoded by the coding sequence ATGAAAAAAATAGGAGCAACATTATTGATAGCAGCGATAGGAGGAGCTATCGCGTTGGGGGGCTATAAGCTCTTCGAGAATAGACAGCTGGATCGGATGACTTTTGAAGAACAGCAGAGAGTATTTTATGCGAATAATCCGGGTGCAGAAATTATGTCTTCTACCGGAAACCCCGATTTTACACAAGCAGCAGCGGCAGTAACACCGGGTGTAGTACATATCACTGTTACATCTACAGCGCGCGGCTCCCAGCGTGGCGGAGGAGAACCATTTGATCTTTTTGAAGAGTTCTTTGGTATGCCGCAGCAACGCAGACAACAGCCGAGGCAGTCTACCGGATCTGGATCTGGTGTAATTATCTCCCCAGATGGCTACATCGTGACGAATAACCACGTGGTACAGGATGCGGATAAGATTGAAGTAAAACTAACGGATAAGCGCACCTTCGAGGCTAAAGTAATTGGCCGTGATGCCAATACAGATTTGGCGTTGATCAAAGTAAGCGCTAGTAATCTTCCAATTGTCAAGCTCGGCGATTCTGATAATGTGCAAGTGGGCGAATGGGTGTTGGCCGTAGGTTATCCATTAGGTTTGGAATCTACTGTTACAGCAGGTATTGTCAGTGCGAAAGGCCGTCAGATTGGTATTTTGGGAGAGTCGCAGCAGCAACAGCAACAACGTCCACGAGGCTTTGGCAATCCGCAGGGTCAAGAAGAGCAAATGATTAATACGGCGATCGAATCGTTTATACAAACCGATGCGGTGATTAACCGGGGAAATAGTGGTGGTGCGCTGGTTAATGCGCGTGGCGAATTAGTTGCCATTAACTCCGCTATCGCATCTCCGACTGGTGTGTATGCAGGTTATGGATTTGCTATTCCGATTAATCTTGCTAAAAAGGTGTTGGATGATTTTAAGGAGTTCGGTAGTGTAAAACGTGGTTACGTCGGCGTTACTTTCAACGAAATCAACGAAGCATTACGTAAAGAAGTAGGCATTGAAGATGTTTCTGGATTATATGTACGTGATGTTGTGAAAGGTGGCGGTGCAGAAGCAGCTGGTATTCGTAAAGGAGATGTGTTGACGAAAATTGAAGGACGTACCATAGAATCTACTCCTGATTTGCAAGAGCGCGTAGCCAGACTTCGTCCGGGTGATAAAGTAAAATTGACGTACAAACGCGACGGCAAGGAGAAAGAGGTTGCGGTAACCTTAACAGGTGAACAATCAAAAACAGCAGCAAATGAATCGGCAGGCGGATCGGCCAGTGGTGCAGAGATCTTCAACAAATTAGGCGCTAGTTTCGTGCCGGCTTCAGATGCGAAGAAAAAAGAATTAGGAGTGAATTCTGGTGTCGTAATCGCTCAGGTACACCGTGGTGGTTTGTTCGAGTACTTTGGTTATGAGTCTGGATTAGTGATTACCGAAATCAACGGCAAGCCGGTGAGCAATGTGGACGACATAGAAAGTGCTTTGTCTAACACCCGTAGAAATATGATCAATATCGTGGCGGTGCCACGCAGAGGAAGCATTCGTGAGATGAATGTGCCCTTGCAGCAACAATAA
- a CDS encoding low molecular weight protein-tyrosine-phosphatase, whose amino-acid sequence MKILMVCLGNICRSPLAHGIMQALIDKEGLDWQVDSAGTGDWHVGQAPDRRSIATAKGFGIDISGQQAQWFQSDMFDRFDKILVMDRQNYRDVIALAKTDDQREKVTLFLTEGEVPDPYFDDTMFESVYDMIAVQAKILLKTWQSEQQEEKA is encoded by the coding sequence ATGAAGATACTAATGGTATGCCTGGGTAATATCTGCCGTTCGCCGCTAGCGCACGGCATTATGCAGGCATTGATAGATAAAGAAGGATTAGATTGGCAGGTGGACTCTGCAGGTACAGGCGACTGGCATGTGGGGCAGGCTCCAGATAGAAGATCAATCGCTACCGCAAAGGGTTTTGGAATAGATATCTCCGGCCAACAAGCACAATGGTTTCAGTCAGATATGTTCGATCGTTTTGATAAAATTCTGGTGATGGATCGGCAGAATTACCGCGATGTGATTGCGTTAGCAAAAACAGATGATCAACGAGAGAAGGTGACACTATTTCTAACAGAAGGCGAAGTGCCAGACCCTTATTTCGATGATACCATGTTTGAATCGGTATACGATATGATAGCGGTTCAAGCAAAGATATTATTGAAAACTTGGCAATCAGAGCAGCAGGAGGAAAAGGCATGA
- a CDS encoding peptidylprolyl isomerase: MHRLFKTTILAVFALLLSSSTTLAQSPTHYYVEIQTDKGNALLKLYNETPLHRDNMVRLVRQGFYDSLLFHRVINQFMIQGGDPSSKFAVDKQSLGEGGPGYDVPAEIKEQLIHKKGTIGAARDNNPEKKSSGSQFYLVQGKVYSEAGLDSLETIRLKKKLTPQQREAYTTVGGVPHLDGEYTVFGELINGLDVVDGIAKVETDGRDRPVANQRMAMRTLKLDEALKIELGEVPRRGFFSRIFSKAPAQDYILTPSKR, translated from the coding sequence ATGCACAGGTTATTTAAGACCACTATATTAGCTGTTTTCGCACTGTTGTTAAGCAGTAGTACAACGCTGGCACAATCACCGACTCACTATTACGTGGAGATCCAGACAGATAAAGGAAACGCACTTTTAAAATTATACAATGAGACGCCTTTGCACCGGGATAATATGGTACGTCTGGTGCGCCAGGGTTTTTATGATTCCTTGTTGTTTCACCGGGTGATCAACCAGTTTATGATACAGGGCGGCGACCCGAGTTCTAAGTTTGCGGTAGACAAACAAAGTTTGGGAGAAGGCGGGCCAGGCTATGATGTTCCGGCAGAAATCAAGGAGCAATTGATCCATAAGAAGGGTACTATTGGTGCTGCGCGCGATAATAATCCCGAAAAGAAATCTTCTGGCTCTCAATTCTATCTGGTACAAGGTAAGGTATACTCCGAGGCGGGCCTGGACTCGTTAGAAACCATACGACTGAAAAAGAAGCTAACTCCTCAACAGCGAGAAGCATATACCACGGTGGGTGGAGTGCCCCATTTGGATGGCGAGTATACGGTCTTTGGAGAATTGATTAATGGATTGGATGTCGTGGATGGTATCGCCAAGGTAGAAACCGACGGGCGTGACCGTCCTGTCGCTAATCAGCGGATGGCTATGCGTACGCTAAAGCTGGATGAAGCATTGAAAATTGAATTGGGCGAAGTGCCAAGACGTGGCTTCTTCTCGCGAATCTTCTCCAAAGCTCCAGCACAGGACTATATTCTAACCCCTAGCAAGCGCTAA
- a CDS encoding exodeoxyribonuclease III, whose amino-acid sequence MKIITYNVNGIRAALKKGWLEWLKTAAPDVICIQEIKATPDQVPELVYLEQMGYEHYWYPAQKKGYSGTAIFTRRSPKQVVYGCGHEDYDFEGRMIRLDFEELSVMSVYFPSGTTGDIRQTFKYRFLDDFQAYSDKLIQEQPKLVVCGDFNICHRAIDIHNPKTNANTSGFLPQEREWMEQYLQSGFVDSFRHLNPEPHQYTWWSYRAGSRGKNLGWRIDYNMVSKALENQIVRSSIMAEAVHSDHCPTLVELAL is encoded by the coding sequence ATGAAAATTATCACCTATAATGTAAATGGCATACGTGCCGCGCTCAAAAAAGGCTGGTTGGAATGGTTGAAAACGGCTGCTCCCGATGTCATCTGCATTCAGGAAATCAAAGCGACACCAGATCAAGTGCCAGAGTTGGTGTATCTCGAACAAATGGGCTACGAACACTATTGGTATCCGGCCCAAAAGAAAGGCTATAGCGGTACGGCTATCTTCACCCGTAGATCTCCAAAACAGGTGGTGTATGGTTGCGGCCATGAAGATTATGATTTTGAAGGTCGGATGATCCGATTGGATTTTGAGGAGCTATCGGTCATGAGCGTATATTTCCCGTCAGGAACTACAGGCGATATTCGACAAACCTTTAAGTACCGTTTTCTCGACGACTTTCAGGCGTATAGCGACAAATTGATACAGGAACAACCAAAGTTAGTGGTGTGCGGTGATTTCAACATTTGCCATCGTGCGATCGACATTCACAATCCAAAGACAAATGCCAATACCTCAGGCTTCTTGCCGCAGGAGCGCGAATGGATGGAACAGTATCTTCAATCTGGTTTTGTAGACTCGTTCCGGCACCTCAACCCCGAGCCGCATCAATACACTTGGTGGAGCTACCGCGCTGGATCGCGGGGTAAGAACTTAGGATGGCGTATCGACTATAATATGGTATCCAAAGCGTTGGAAAATCAGATTGTACGCTCCAGCATTATGGCAGAGGCAGTACACTCAGATCACTGTCCAACCCTGGTGGAATTGGCGCTGTAG
- the lipB gene encoding lipoyl(octanoyl) transferase LipB: MQNKHTQFIDWGLVDYQEAWDRQESVFNHILEAKLQNRQQKTENPTPNYLIFTEHPHVYTLGKSGHLEYLLLDEEGLQKHQATFYKINRGGDITYHGPGQIVGYPILDLDNFFTDIHRYLRVLEEAVILTLADYGIVAGRYPGFTGVWIDADNDRARKICAMGVRASRWVTMHGFAFNVNADLNYFNHIVPCGIDDKDVTSMQRELGHALDMEEVKAKLKGHIAQLFEMELVSATAPIPPGLDSDLSVLPLP; encoded by the coding sequence ATGCAAAACAAACACACGCAATTTATCGATTGGGGTTTGGTAGATTACCAGGAAGCTTGGGATCGGCAAGAATCGGTATTTAACCATATTCTTGAAGCCAAGCTACAGAACCGTCAGCAAAAGACGGAAAATCCTACGCCCAATTACCTGATCTTCACGGAGCATCCACATGTGTATACATTAGGAAAAAGTGGTCATCTGGAGTATTTATTGTTGGATGAGGAAGGCTTGCAAAAGCACCAGGCGACTTTTTATAAAATAAATCGTGGTGGTGATATTACCTACCACGGGCCAGGACAGATCGTGGGGTATCCGATTCTGGATTTGGATAATTTCTTTACCGACATCCACCGGTACCTGCGGGTGTTGGAAGAAGCGGTAATTCTTACGTTGGCCGATTACGGCATTGTTGCCGGAAGGTATCCGGGTTTCACGGGTGTGTGGATCGATGCCGACAATGATCGTGCGCGGAAGATCTGCGCCATGGGCGTACGCGCTTCGCGCTGGGTAACCATGCATGGCTTTGCTTTCAATGTCAACGCGGATTTAAATTACTTTAACCATATCGTGCCTTGTGGCATAGACGACAAGGACGTGACCTCTATGCAGCGTGAGCTCGGCCACGCGTTAGACATGGAAGAAGTGAAAGCGAAGTTAAAAGGGCATATTGCGCAGCTGTTTGAGATGGAATTGGTTTCTGCTACAGCGCCAATTCCACCAGGGTTGGACAGTGATCTGAGTGTACTGCCTCTGCCATAA